The Gemmatimonadaceae bacterium genome includes a window with the following:
- a CDS encoding HAD family phosphatase encodes MHLDIPAGDFGAYLFDLDGTLVDSMPVHLRAWSAALARAGLRVPFDEAYFYSLGGVPTLESAELFGAHYGLEFDAHRLVEEKELLYLDLLDEVHEIGPVADFARRVSRTHPVAIVTGGGPEIAYPALEVTGLRALFPVVITPHDVAAGRGKPAPDMFLLAAARLGVAPGRCLVFEDAMPGVEAARAAGMQVVVVPRGTTA; translated from the coding sequence ATGCACCTCGACATCCCGGCCGGCGACTTCGGCGCCTACCTCTTCGACCTCGATGGCACGCTGGTGGACTCGATGCCGGTGCACCTCCGCGCGTGGTCGGCAGCCCTGGCGCGTGCCGGCCTGCGGGTGCCCTTCGACGAGGCCTACTTTTACTCGCTCGGCGGCGTGCCGACGCTCGAGTCGGCCGAGCTGTTCGGTGCGCACTACGGCCTCGAGTTCGACGCGCACCGGCTGGTCGAGGAGAAGGAGCTGCTCTATCTCGACCTGCTCGACGAGGTGCACGAGATCGGTCCCGTGGCCGACTTCGCGCGACGGGTCTCGCGCACGCACCCCGTTGCGATCGTCACCGGCGGCGGTCCCGAGATCGCCTATCCTGCGCTGGAGGTCACGGGGCTGCGCGCGCTGTTCCCGGTCGTGATCACGCCGCACGACGTGGCAGCCGGCCGCGGCAAGCCGGCGCCGGACATGTTCCTCCTGGCTGCCGCGCGGCTGGGCGTGGCACCCGGACGCTGCCTCGTGTTCGAGGACGCGATGCCGGGCGTCGAGGCCGCGCGCGCGGCGGGGATGCAGGTGGTGGTCGTGCCGCGCGGCACCACCGCCTGA
- a CDS encoding D-amino-acid transaminase, translated as MGEAHDRCPERRPGRSHAGSHRHRPPVGVPSPMTRIACVNGRFLPEADATVSIFDRGFLFADGVYEVIAVVDGCLVDDGPHLDRLDRSLHEIALPLPMPRATLHAQLRSLVERNGIAEGLVYLQVTRGPAERDFAFPAAPQPTVVAWARPLAVLEHPRAAAGATAVTVPDQRWARRDIKSIALLPQVLAKQAARAAGAFEALMVEDGRLTEGGAATLFALIDGALVTHALGHEVLPGITRERVLALAAAQRLPVIERSITTVELLAASELFITAATAFVMPIVQVDGRDIGTGAPGPVTVRMRAGYIAAVRHGAAASP; from the coding sequence ATGGGCGAAGCGCACGACCGCTGCCCAGAGCGACGACCAGGAAGGAGCCATGCCGGAAGTCATCGGCACCGGCCTCCGGTCGGTGTACCTTCACCCATGACCCGCATCGCCTGCGTCAACGGACGGTTCCTTCCCGAGGCGGACGCCACCGTCTCCATCTTCGACCGTGGCTTCCTGTTCGCCGACGGCGTGTACGAGGTGATCGCGGTGGTCGACGGCTGCCTGGTGGATGACGGGCCGCATCTCGACCGGCTCGACCGGTCGCTGCACGAGATCGCGCTGCCACTGCCGATGCCGCGTGCGACGCTCCACGCCCAGCTGCGATCGCTGGTCGAGCGGAACGGGATCGCGGAGGGGCTCGTGTACCTGCAGGTCACGCGCGGCCCGGCGGAGCGCGACTTCGCCTTTCCCGCAGCACCGCAGCCCACCGTGGTGGCGTGGGCGCGTCCCCTGGCGGTGCTTGAGCATCCGCGCGCCGCCGCGGGTGCCACGGCGGTGACGGTGCCGGACCAGCGCTGGGCCCGTCGCGACATCAAGAGCATCGCGCTGCTGCCGCAGGTGCTGGCGAAGCAGGCCGCGCGGGCGGCCGGTGCCTTCGAGGCGCTCATGGTCGAGGACGGACGGCTCACCGAGGGTGGTGCCGCCACGCTCTTCGCCCTCATCGACGGCGCGCTGGTCACGCACGCACTCGGGCACGAGGTGCTGCCGGGGATCACACGCGAACGGGTGCTCGCGCTGGCCGCGGCGCAGCGGCTGCCGGTGATCGAGCGCAGCATCACGACGGTGGAGCTGCTGGCGGCGTCGGAGCTCTTCATCACGGCGGCGACGGCGTTCGTGATGCCGATCGTGCAGGTGGACGGCCGGGACATCGGCACCGGCGCGCCGGGGCCGGTCACGGTGCGGATGCGGGCGGGGTACATCGCGGCGGTCCGGCACGGCGCGGCTGCATCGCCATGA
- a CDS encoding DedA family protein, whose translation MAPSWSSLWAAVVRFAHARGAVPATFGWNLAQGSVVPGPSELLLAPLVLADPPRGWRLAAAATTGSVLGGCIAWWLGAAAFETIGRPLLGYIGISDTMLARAMALMARHGWLFIIGSVLTPVSAKAVSIGAGAVGMPLPVFALALTTGRALRFSVVVVLLRTSAGVLHRWRLQRFPP comes from the coding sequence ATGGCTCCTTCCTGGTCGTCGCTCTGGGCAGCGGTCGTGCGCTTCGCCCATGCCCGCGGTGCCGTGCCGGCCACCTTCGGCTGGAACCTCGCGCAGGGATCGGTGGTGCCTGGCCCGTCCGAGCTGCTGCTGGCCCCGCTCGTGCTCGCCGATCCCCCACGCGGCTGGCGACTGGCCGCCGCAGCCACCACCGGCTCGGTCCTCGGCGGCTGCATCGCGTGGTGGCTCGGTGCCGCGGCGTTCGAGACCATCGGGCGGCCGCTGCTGGGCTACATCGGCATCAGCGACACCATGCTCGCGCGCGCGATGGCATTGATGGCGAGGCATGGCTGGCTGTTCATCATCGGCAGCGTGCTCACGCCGGTGAGTGCGAAGGCCGTCTCCATCGGCGCCGGCGCGGTGGGCATGCCGCTCCCCGTGTTCGCGCTCGCGCTCACTACCGGCCGTGCCCTGCGGTTCAGCGTCGTGGTGGTCCTGTTGCGCACCAGCGCCGGTGTGCTCCACCGCTGGCGGCTGCAGCGCTTTCCCCCCTGA
- a CDS encoding ATP-binding cassette domain-containing protein, whose protein sequence is MIRVSGLTVQVPGFTLHPAAFTVPAGGVGIVTGPTGSGKSTLLEAIAGVRPVSGGAVECHGVDVTRQPPESRGVGLVYQAALLFPHLDVSANLAYGATDLALVDELRGMLPLRPLEARPVATLSGGERQLVALARAMAAAPRVLLLDEPFAAMDGALRDAVRAAVLAWASGRQVTTLLVTHDPAETVLDAAVRLRLESGRVTMG, encoded by the coding sequence ATGATCCGCGTGTCGGGGCTGACGGTGCAGGTGCCGGGCTTCACGCTGCACCCGGCGGCGTTCACGGTGCCCGCGGGTGGTGTCGGCATCGTCACCGGCCCCACCGGCTCGGGCAAGAGCACGCTGCTCGAGGCCATCGCCGGCGTGCGCCCGGTGTCGGGGGGCGCGGTGGAATGCCACGGCGTGGACGTCACGCGGCAGCCGCCCGAATCGCGCGGGGTGGGTTTGGTGTACCAGGCCGCGCTCCTCTTCCCGCACCTCGACGTCTCCGCGAACCTGGCCTACGGCGCGACCGATCTCGCGCTGGTGGACGAATTGCGCGGCATGCTGCCGCTCCGCCCGCTGGAGGCCAGACCGGTGGCGACACTCAGCGGTGGTGAGCGCCAGCTCGTCGCACTCGCGCGCGCGATGGCGGCGGCGCCGCGCGTCCTCCTGCTGGATGAACCCTTCGCCGCGATGGACGGTGCGTTGCGCGATGCGGTGCGTGCGGCCGTGCTGGCGTGGGCGTCCGGCCGGCAGGTGACGACGCTGCTGGTGACGCACGACCCGGCGGAGACGGTGCTGGACGCCGCCGTGCGGCTGCGCCTGGAGTCGGGCCGGGTGACGATGGGCTGA
- a CDS encoding ABC transporter permease, translating to MTRSPVRQVLLALATLLASLLVVALLLPAGTLLSGAGAGGLLTAFLDREVLQAIGLTLLSATIATALAVAGGIPVAYLLARVPFRGRAVLEALLELPLVIPHPVIGMALLLALGRGSPLGATLAPRGLSVVNSPVGIVVAMLVVSAPLFILGARESIARVDPRLEAVARTLGDDRLRAVQRVTLPIARNGIVTAATAMWARATSEFGAIVLVAYHPRVASVLAYDRYVTYGLRAALPVAAALVCVALGVLLVVRLSRRMERA from the coding sequence GTGACGCGCTCCCCCGTGCGGCAGGTCCTGCTCGCGCTCGCGACGCTGCTCGCCTCCCTGCTCGTGGTCGCACTGCTGCTGCCGGCCGGCACGTTGCTCTCGGGTGCGGGGGCCGGTGGCCTGCTCACCGCGTTCCTCGATCGCGAGGTGCTGCAGGCGATCGGGCTCACGCTGCTGTCGGCGACGATCGCCACGGCGCTGGCCGTGGCGGGCGGCATCCCGGTGGCGTACCTGCTGGCGCGCGTGCCCTTCCGCGGGCGCGCGGTGCTCGAGGCGCTGCTCGAACTGCCGCTCGTCATTCCACACCCGGTGATCGGCATGGCCCTGCTGCTCGCGCTGGGACGGGGCAGTCCGCTCGGTGCGACGCTGGCCCCCCGGGGGCTGTCGGTCGTGAACTCCCCGGTCGGCATCGTGGTGGCGATGCTCGTGGTGAGCGCGCCCCTGTTCATCCTTGGCGCGCGGGAGTCGATCGCGCGGGTGGATCCGCGCCTCGAGGCGGTGGCCCGGACGCTCGGCGACGACCGGCTCCGGGCGGTGCAGCGCGTCACGTTGCCGATTGCCCGCAACGGGATCGTGACCGCAGCGACCGCGATGTGGGCGCGCGCCACGAGCGAGTTCGGCGCCATCGTCCTGGTGGCGTACCACCCGCGCGTGGCGAGCGTCCTGGCGTACGACCGCTACGTCACGTACGGACTGCGTGCCGCGCTGCCGGTGGCCGCTGCGCTGGTCTGCGTCGCGCTCGGCGTGCTGCTGGTGGTGCGCCTCTCGCGGCGGATGGAACGCGCATGA
- a CDS encoding substrate-binding domain-containing protein: MHGTRYRRRLLAVLIVLAGGCGREAPATDAPLTVFAAGSLARPLRAALDSVVASGGPPATLEIMGSREMLRAVTSLHRIPDLVVTADADEMERTLLPSHITASTTFARNRVVLALSRRLAGGDTVTTRNWAAVMASGALRVARTDPARAPLGYRTQLVWILTEAARHEAGLAQRLAAASPAALVRGNESDLAALLESGDADAAWCYESLARALGLRYVTLGSDIDLGSTAPADVAGYAQARVRVPGAAPGDSIEMTGTPIRYGIAVLTGGIDPVRAAVLRERLLDADSRRIMRRAGLDVLDSVHVTRARDSLHGAP, encoded by the coding sequence ATGCACGGGACCCGATACCGGCGCCGCCTGCTGGCGGTGCTCATCGTTCTGGCGGGGGGGTGTGGACGGGAGGCGCCGGCAACGGATGCACCGCTGACGGTCTTTGCCGCCGGCAGCCTGGCCCGTCCGCTCCGCGCCGCTCTCGACTCGGTCGTCGCGAGCGGCGGCCCGCCGGCCACGCTCGAGATCATGGGTTCGCGCGAGATGCTCCGCGCCGTGACCTCGCTGCACCGCATCCCCGACCTGGTCGTCACCGCCGATGCGGACGAGATGGAGCGCACCCTGCTGCCATCGCACATCACCGCGTCGACCACCTTCGCGCGCAACCGGGTGGTGCTGGCGCTCTCGCGACGCCTGGCCGGTGGTGACACCGTCACGACGCGCAACTGGGCCGCGGTGATGGCGTCCGGCGCGCTGCGCGTGGCGCGGACCGACCCGGCACGCGCGCCGCTCGGCTATCGCACACAGCTGGTGTGGATCCTCACGGAGGCGGCGCGGCACGAGGCCGGGCTGGCGCAGCGCCTCGCGGCGGCCTCGCCGGCGGCGCTCGTGCGCGGCAATGAATCCGACCTCGCGGCACTCCTCGAGAGCGGCGATGCCGACGCGGCCTGGTGCTACGAGTCGCTGGCCCGCGCTCTTGGCCTGCGCTACGTCACGCTCGGCAGCGACATCGACCTCGGCTCCACGGCGCCGGCGGACGTGGCCGGCTATGCGCAGGCGCGGGTCCGGGTGCCCGGTGCCGCACCGGGTGACTCGATCGAGATGACGGGCACGCCGATCCGCTACGGCATCGCGGTGCTCACCGGGGGCATCGATCCCGTGCGTGCGGCGGTGCTGCGCGAGCGCCTGCTGGATGCCGACAGCCGCCGCATCATGCGCCGCGCGGGCCTCGACGTGCTCGACAGCGTGCATGTCACGCGCGCCCGCGACTCGCTGCACGGCGCGCCGTGA
- a CDS encoding ATP-binding cassette domain-containing protein produces MSELAIDIRGVTKRYAEHHAVRDLSLQVPRGTVYGLLGPNGAGKTTTIRMILDIIAPDEGSIAIFGTKHNAKGVLDRIGYLPEERGLYKKMKVRDVLKFLAELKGVGGAEAEKRIDTWMDRMSLRTADKDWGESKVDELSRGMQQKVQFIGTLLHDPELVILDEPFSGLDPINAQALKDTVVELKDRGRTVIFSTHIMDNAEKLCDAVCIIAQGRKVLDGSVSDVKAAHAGRTVAVAFDGAPGAAVDLVLGDPALVSGMDDQNRYLEIELAAGASSGELLRRLVDAGASLQRFERVQPSLHRIFLEKVGATGVEAGMSGHG; encoded by the coding sequence ATGTCCGAACTCGCCATCGATATCCGGGGCGTGACGAAGCGCTACGCGGAGCACCATGCCGTGCGCGACCTGTCGCTGCAGGTGCCCCGCGGCACCGTCTATGGCCTGCTCGGCCCCAACGGCGCCGGCAAGACGACGACGATCCGCATGATCCTCGACATCATCGCCCCCGACGAGGGGTCGATCGCGATCTTCGGCACGAAGCACAACGCGAAGGGCGTGCTGGACCGCATCGGCTACCTCCCCGAGGAGCGAGGCCTGTACAAGAAGATGAAGGTCCGGGACGTGCTCAAGTTCCTCGCGGAGCTCAAGGGCGTCGGCGGTGCCGAGGCCGAGAAGCGGATCGACACCTGGATGGACCGCATGTCGCTCCGCACCGCCGACAAGGACTGGGGCGAGTCGAAGGTCGATGAACTGAGCCGCGGCATGCAGCAGAAGGTGCAGTTCATCGGCACGCTGCTCCACGATCCCGAGCTGGTGATCCTCGATGAGCCGTTCAGCGGGCTCGATCCGATCAACGCCCAGGCGCTGAAGGACACCGTCGTCGAGCTCAAGGACCGCGGCCGCACCGTCATCTTCAGCACCCACATCATGGACAACGCCGAGAAGCTCTGCGACGCCGTGTGCATCATCGCCCAGGGGCGGAAGGTGCTCGACGGGAGCGTCTCCGACGTGAAGGCGGCACACGCCGGCCGCACCGTCGCGGTGGCTTTCGACGGGGCACCGGGCGCCGCCGTCGACCTCGTGCTCGGCGACCCGGCGCTGGTGTCCGGCATGGACGACCAGAACCGCTACCTCGAGATCGAGCTCGCCGCCGGTGCCTCGTCGGGTGAGCTCCTCCGCCGGCTGGTCGATGCCGGTGCCTCGTTGCAGCGCTTCGAGCGCGTGCAGCCCTCACTCCACCGGATCTTCCTCGAGAAGGTCGGTGCCACCGGTGTCGAAGCGGGGATGAGCGGCCATGGATAA
- a CDS encoding ABC transporter permease, with amino-acid sequence MDKLWAIIRREYIERVRTKWFVIATLLGPVLFLAITVLPVLFISKTKASAETTNIAIIDATGAGLGSRVAAQLADSATARPVVTVTLPSGVAAAESLASRGVMDKARQGYLVLDSATLAGRAARYAGRNTTTVPDMQRLGTAVDKALMALRLEGTGFTQARIDSLTRVDVELEKTQLSDKGREKSGAGSTILGLIVAFLLYMVLVLYGQTVLRSVIEEKSTRVAEVVISSVRPEILLAGKIIGIGGVAVTQMGVWMASSAWIGANVVPMIVSRSSRAGATAADSVARTNDLLSNMPSFSLGLLVALLLYFVLGFIFYSCLYAAVGSTVNSESEAQQASTPVVMLLVLSAVCIQPVALAPQSTLAIVTSMLPISSPIMMPMRMSLVSVPAWQVTLSLAGMLVSCVAAIWLSARIYRVGLLMYGKRPTVRELLKWLRYS; translated from the coding sequence ATGGATAAGCTCTGGGCAATCATCCGCCGCGAGTACATCGAGCGGGTGCGGACGAAGTGGTTCGTCATCGCGACGCTCCTCGGGCCGGTGCTCTTCCTGGCCATCACGGTCCTGCCGGTGCTCTTCATCTCGAAGACCAAGGCGTCGGCCGAGACGACGAACATCGCGATCATCGATGCCACCGGTGCCGGCCTCGGAAGTCGCGTCGCGGCACAACTCGCCGACTCGGCCACCGCCAGGCCGGTGGTCACCGTCACCCTGCCGTCCGGGGTCGCCGCCGCCGAGTCGCTCGCGTCACGCGGGGTGATGGACAAGGCGCGCCAGGGCTACCTGGTGCTCGACTCGGCCACGCTGGCGGGACGGGCCGCACGCTACGCCGGCCGCAACACCACCACCGTGCCGGACATGCAGCGACTCGGCACGGCCGTGGACAAGGCGCTGATGGCGCTGCGTCTCGAGGGCACCGGGTTCACGCAGGCGCGCATCGACTCGCTCACCCGCGTCGACGTGGAGCTCGAGAAGACCCAGCTCAGCGACAAGGGCCGCGAGAAGTCCGGGGCCGGCAGCACCATCCTCGGCCTCATCGTCGCCTTCCTCCTCTACATGGTGCTGGTGCTCTACGGACAGACCGTGCTGCGCAGCGTCATCGAGGAGAAGAGCACGCGGGTGGCGGAAGTCGTGATCAGCAGCGTGAGGCCCGAGATCCTCCTCGCCGGCAAGATCATCGGCATCGGGGGCGTCGCCGTCACGCAGATGGGCGTCTGGATGGCCAGCTCGGCCTGGATCGGCGCCAACGTGGTGCCGATGATCGTCAGCCGCAGCTCGCGCGCCGGCGCCACCGCCGCCGACAGCGTCGCGCGCACCAACGACCTGCTCAGCAACATGCCGAGCTTCTCGCTCGGGCTGCTGGTCGCCCTGCTGCTGTACTTCGTGCTCGGCTTCATCTTCTACTCGTGCCTCTACGCGGCCGTCGGCAGCACCGTCAACAGCGAGTCGGAGGCGCAGCAGGCCTCGACCCCGGTCGTCATGCTGCTGGTCCTGAGCGCCGTCTGCATCCAGCCGGTCGCACTCGCACCACAGAGCACACTGGCCATCGTGACGTCGATGCTCCCGATCTCGTCGCCGATCATGATGCCGATGCGGATGAGCCTCGTCTCCGTGCCGGCCTGGCAGGTGACGCTCAGCCTCGCCGGCATGCTGGTGTCATGCGTGGCGGCGATCTGGCTCTCCGCGCGCATCTACCGCGTGGGGCTGCTCATGTACGGCAAGCGCCCCACCGTGCGCGAGCTGCTGAAGTGGCTCCGGTACTCCTGA
- a CDS encoding BrxA/BrxB family bacilliredoxin yields the protein MYDERFIAPMRAELTQLGVQELKTAAEVDQALKGAEGTTLVVVNSMCGCAARNARPAVRTALGHTATPDRSVTVFAGQDPEPTQQARSYFTGYRPSSPSIALMKDGKLVFMLERHQIEGRSADEISHDLVGAFDQYCA from the coding sequence ATGTACGATGAACGCTTCATTGCCCCGATGCGGGCCGAGCTCACACAGCTCGGCGTGCAGGAACTGAAGACCGCAGCCGAGGTGGACCAGGCGCTGAAGGGGGCGGAGGGCACCACGCTGGTGGTGGTCAACAGCATGTGCGGCTGTGCCGCGCGAAACGCGCGGCCGGCCGTGCGCACGGCGCTCGGACACACCGCGACCCCGGACCGCAGCGTGACGGTGTTTGCCGGCCAGGACCCGGAGCCGACCCAGCAGGCCCGCAGCTACTTCACGGGTTACCGGCCGAGCAGCCCGAGCATTGCGCTCATGAAGGACGGCAAGCTGGTGTTCATGCTGGAGCGCCACCAGATCGAGGGGCGCTCCGCCGACGAGATCTCGCACGACCTGGTGGGGGCGTTCGACCAGTATTGCGCGTGA
- a CDS encoding co-chaperone GroES yields the protein MRKKNKELIVVGDRVLVTIESGEERSNVGLYLPPTAIENQAVQGGRIVATGPGLPMPDLTSQDSDEPWRTAQQGASSGARHVPMQARTGDYALFFRKASVEITFENERYLVVPQAAILALVRDTNVADDVLF from the coding sequence ATGCGGAAGAAGAACAAGGAACTGATCGTCGTCGGCGACCGCGTGCTCGTCACCATCGAGAGTGGTGAGGAGCGGTCCAACGTGGGGTTGTACCTGCCACCGACGGCGATCGAGAACCAGGCGGTGCAGGGAGGGCGGATCGTCGCGACAGGCCCGGGCCTGCCGATGCCCGACCTCACGTCCCAGGACAGCGACGAGCCGTGGCGCACGGCGCAGCAGGGCGCATCGTCCGGTGCACGACACGTCCCGATGCAGGCGCGCACCGGCGACTATGCATTGTTCTTCCGCAAGGCGAGCGTGGAAATCACCTTCGAGAACGAGCGATACCTGGTGGTGCCGCAGGCGGCCATCCTGGCGCTGGTTCGCGACACGAACGTGGCCGACGACGTGCTGTTCTAG
- a CDS encoding aminopeptidase P family protein, giving the protein MRPAVPRLALMLTVLAGPLVGQGGSRPHLTPVAPSADPRRPLGTQREWAGLQQEWLRLRLERTLPMLMRRDSVDMWIVPMREYNEDPVFSSIVSPTTFSARRRTIYVFFDRGGDQGVERLALGGTSQGGLYTAVRSELAATNVSSGRTTAELWGSAQWDVLTKVIRDRKPRKIALDIDTTFAFADGLTLGEYTGMLSREVLKPQGEWKAQILPAGRLAVDMIAVRQREEEATFERMNRLTWDIIEEAFSSRVITPGVTRTSDVVWWMRQRVADLGLTTWFQPSVDVQRKGGSDAVLGDDPVIQKGDVLHCDFGITALRLNTDTQHMGYVLRDGERDVPPGLQQALRTANRLQDIVTTEIRSGRTGNEVLRSSRELMAADSITGTIYSHPIGMHGHGAGPLIGLWDYQDGVPGRGDHQFVPSTWYSIELQATSPVAEWGGQPVRVGQEEDVILDGAGAVRWGYQRQVRFHLVRPVTRGR; this is encoded by the coding sequence ATGCGTCCAGCCGTGCCTCGCCTTGCCTTGATGTTGACCGTGCTCGCCGGACCGCTCGTAGGTCAGGGCGGGTCGCGGCCGCACCTCACGCCGGTCGCACCGAGCGCCGATCCGCGTCGACCGCTGGGGACGCAACGTGAGTGGGCGGGCCTGCAGCAGGAGTGGCTCCGGCTCCGGCTCGAGCGTACGCTGCCGATGCTGATGCGGCGCGACAGCGTGGACATGTGGATCGTGCCGATGCGCGAGTACAACGAAGATCCCGTCTTCTCGTCGATCGTCTCGCCCACGACCTTCTCGGCGCGGCGTCGCACGATCTACGTCTTCTTCGACCGCGGCGGCGACCAGGGTGTCGAACGGCTCGCGCTCGGTGGCACGTCCCAGGGGGGCCTGTACACGGCCGTGCGGTCCGAGCTCGCGGCCACGAACGTCAGCTCCGGCCGGACCACCGCCGAACTCTGGGGCTCGGCACAGTGGGACGTGCTCACGAAGGTGATCCGTGACCGCAAGCCGAGGAAGATCGCGCTCGACATCGACACCACCTTCGCCTTCGCCGATGGGCTGACCCTCGGCGAGTACACCGGCATGCTCTCGCGGGAGGTGCTCAAGCCGCAGGGGGAGTGGAAGGCGCAGATCCTACCGGCAGGGCGGCTGGCCGTGGACATGATCGCCGTGCGCCAGCGGGAGGAGGAGGCCACGTTCGAGCGGATGAACCGGCTGACCTGGGACATCATCGAGGAGGCATTCTCGTCGCGCGTGATCACGCCCGGCGTGACGCGGACCAGCGATGTCGTCTGGTGGATGCGGCAGCGGGTGGCCGACCTCGGGCTGACGACCTGGTTCCAGCCGTCGGTGGACGTGCAGCGGAAGGGCGGGTCCGATGCCGTGCTCGGTGACGACCCGGTCATCCAGAAGGGTGACGTGCTGCACTGCGACTTCGGGATCACGGCACTGCGGCTGAACACCGACACGCAGCACATGGGGTACGTGCTGCGGGACGGCGAGCGCGATGTGCCGCCCGGCCTGCAGCAGGCGCTGCGCACGGCCAACCGGCTCCAGGACATCGTGACGACGGAGATCCGGTCGGGCCGGACGGGCAACGAGGTCCTGCGGTCGTCGCGCGAGCTGATGGCGGCAGACAGCATCACCGGCACGATCTATTCACATCCGATCGGCATGCATGGGCATGGTGCCGGCCCGCTGATCGGGCTCTGGGACTATCAGGACGGCGTGCCCGGTCGCGGCGACCACCAGTTCGTGCCGTCGACGTGGTACTCGATCGAGCTGCAGGCGACGTCACCGGTGGCGGAATGGGGCGGGCAGCCGGTGCGGGTGGGGCAGGAGGAGGACGTGATCCTCGATGGAGCCGGTGCCGTGCGCTGGGGGTACCAGCGGCAGGTGCGCTTTCATCTCGTCCGGCCTGTGACACGGGGCCGCTGA
- a CDS encoding PEP-CTERM sorting domain-containing protein (PEP-CTERM proteins occur, often in large numbers, in the proteomes of bacteria that also encode an exosortase, a predicted intramembrane cysteine proteinase. The presence of a PEP-CTERM domain at a protein's C-terminus predicts cleavage within the sorting domain, followed by covalent anchoring to some some component of the (usually Gram-negative) cell surface. Many PEP-CTERM proteins exhibit an unusual sequence composition that includes large numbers of potential glycosylation sites. Expression of one such protein has been shown restore the ability of a bacterium to form floc, a type of biofilm.) gives MKKTLLLALSLGLAPAMQAQFVNGNFESGTTDGWTTGGGYRGGITNAALDPNSFLPGGANYSPSIVHSAVVGAGLMAHTDGKLQQVYSGSYSFRAEDLTNGGYASVISQRVTKYMSNSIFFAWAAVLEGAHDESGAAVFKLILRNETTGVNLIDRTYSAATSGTGVDTRFALSTDGYYYTKDWQIESLDVSAYIGNDFSLILLAADCSPTGHSGTVYLDGFGAVTPPPVDPTVVPEPASVALLGGGLLMLGGIARRRRRA, from the coding sequence ATGAAGAAAACGCTTCTGCTTGCACTCTCGCTCGGGCTCGCCCCGGCGATGCAGGCCCAGTTCGTGAACGGCAACTTCGAGTCGGGCACGACCGACGGCTGGACCACAGGCGGCGGGTACCGCGGCGGCATCACGAATGCCGCGCTGGACCCGAACTCCTTCCTCCCCGGCGGCGCGAACTACAGCCCGTCGATCGTCCACTCCGCCGTCGTTGGCGCCGGGCTGATGGCCCACACCGACGGCAAGCTCCAGCAGGTGTATTCGGGCAGCTACTCGTTCCGTGCCGAGGACCTGACGAACGGTGGCTACGCCTCCGTGATCTCGCAGCGTGTCACGAAGTACATGTCGAACAGCATCTTCTTCGCCTGGGCGGCGGTGCTGGAAGGCGCGCATGACGAGAGCGGCGCTGCCGTGTTCAAGCTCATCCTCCGGAATGAGACGACCGGCGTCAACCTGATCGACCGGACCTACTCCGCCGCCACCAGCGGGACCGGCGTCGACACCCGGTTCGCGCTGTCGACCGACGGCTACTACTACACGAAGGACTGGCAGATCGAGTCGCTCGACGTGTCCGCCTACATCGGCAATGACTTCAGCCTGATCCTGCTGGCCGCCGACTGCTCGCCGACGGGTCACTCGGGCACGGTGTACCTCGACGGCTTCGGCGCCGTCACGCCGCCACCGGTCGACCCGACGGTGGTGCCTGAGCCGGCGTCGGTCGCGCTGCTCGGTGGCGGTCTCCTGATGCTCGGCGGCATCGCACGTCGCCGCCGCCGCGCCTGA